AACTCTAGGAACTTATTGTCAGACAAGTCTCTAAGTATTTCGACTTTTCTCTTTGGGGAAAAATAATTTGCACATGATTCTAGCCTATTGAGAACTAGGGTTGCATTTAACTGAAAATTCTTGATTTTAGCGAATTTATTCCTATTGACCACATCTTTGTATTCATCCAAAACCTCAGATGAAAGACACAAAAGGACTTTTCTTTCTAAGATTAAAAAAAGAATATCTGAAGGATAGCCCGAAGAAAGCAGAGCTGAGATGAGCACATTGGTATCAAGAACGATTTTTATTCCTGGCCGCATCAATCTCTTTGTTGATTTCATCTAGACTTAAATTGTCAAGACCTGCTTCCTTGGCATATTTTTGGCAGGCCAAAAGCGCATTTTTGGCCAACTCTTGTTCAATCTTTTCTACAAATTGTGTCAATTCCAATTCCGAAACATGGGACAAGTTCAGCTTGGCAAACTCTTTTTCTGACCCCTTTATTTTGATTGTTTTCATTGCCACTTTTAGATAAACACTTTACTAATATACAAAAGATCAAGGGATTTGGTTGCATAAAAACAAATATAAACCAAACAAATCAGCAGTCTTAGCTTTTCGCTTTTTAAGAATTGGCTTAAAAACATCCTTGCCTTTCAAACAAATGATCGGCCGTGTTGATTCTCTAACTATTGTCTGAAAAAAAGAAAGTAAAAGCGGGTACATAAATTGAATCCTTTTTTCTTAAGACCAAAATTTTTCCCACCAAGCTTATTTTCATATTCTAAAGGCCTCACTTACTTACCCACTGAACGTATTGTCCAAATGCTGATCTTTGGCTTTTACGGGTTCAAATTCCAGGTACTGCTCCCAGAAAGCCTCTTCAGGAAGGGCGGCACGTAGGTAGAGTTTTTCTTTTTTTATCGGGTGGACAAAGACCAAATGAAAGGCATGAAGGTTGATATTGCCATCTGGATTCGGCTTATGGAAACCATACTTGACATCTCCTCGGATGGGGCAACCCATAGAAGCCAACTGCACCCTGATCTGATGTGGCCTACCCGATACGGGCCTTACTTCCAAGAGCCAATGGTCGTTCAACTTGCCCAAGGTTTTGTAATTGAGTTCGGCTTTTTGTGAACCCGGAACTTCTTTATCGTAAGCAGTCACGAAATTCTTCTGCTCATCTTTGACCAACCAATGCGTAAGTTTTCCCGATTCTTCCTTGGGCTTGTTTTTAACCACTGCCCAGTAAACCTTGTGGATATCCCTCTTTCGGAAAACTTCCATCATGCGCTCCAGCCCTTTAGAGGTGCGCGCAAAAACCACCAAACCACTTACAGGTCTATCCAGCCTGTGTACAGGATGTAGGAATACTGCTCCCGGTTTATGGTACTTTTCCGCAATATATTCCTTACAGTAATCTGTCAGGGTCTTGTCTTTGGTCCTGTCACCCTGAACGAGTATTCCTGCTGCTTTATTGACCACCAAAAGGTGGTTGTCTTCATATACGACGGTAAATGGTTTTCTTTTCATGATTGTCAAATATAATAAAAAACACCAAGCACCCTGAAGTATTTGCGGACAAGTGGTTGGTGTTGAGTTATTTGTACTAATTAAAACTCCGAAGTAAAATGGAATTCAATCTCTGGATAGTTGTCCTGTACCATCTGTAACCAGGCTTTGGACTCGGCCATAAAGACAAGTTTCCCATCCTTGTCGCGGGCAATGTGACGGCTCTTGGAGCGCACAAACTCATCCAGTTGTTTCTTATCGTTACTGCTTATCCAGCAGGCTTTGTACAGGTTCATGGGTGCAAATTCTACGGAAGCATTGTATTCATGCTTGAGACGGAACTGGATCACCTCAAACTGCAGCTGTCCCACAGTGCCTACCACTTTTCTGTTACCCATTTCATAAGTGAAATACTGGGCCACCCCTTCTTCCATCAGCTGTTTCAGCCCTTTTTCCAGCTGCTTGGTCTTCATGGCATCTTTGTTGATGACTTCTTTGAAGATCTCGGGCGAGAAACTTGGGATGCCCTTGAAGGTCATGTTTTCCCCATCTGTCAGGGTATCCCCGATTTTCAGGTTGCCGGTATCATAAAGACCAACAATATCCCCTGGGAAGGCTTCATCCACGATTTCCCTGTCCTGTGCCATAAACTGGGTCACGTTGGAGAATCTCAAAGGCTTAGGGCCACGTACATGATTGTAGGGTTTGTTTCTTTCAAATTTACCTGAAACTATCCTTAAGAAGGCAATTCTGTTGCGGTGGTTAGGATCCATATTGGCATGGATCTTAAAGATAAAACCAGAAAATTTTGGCTCTTCCGGTTTCACTTCACGCTCCTCAGTAAACCTGCTTTTTGGTGAGGGAGCAATACGGATAAAGGTGTCCAACATTTCGTTGACCCCGAAATTATTGACTGCAGAGCCAAAAAACACAGGAGCCACTTTACCTTCCAGGTATTCCTGAACATCAAAATCAGGGTACACGCCTTCGATCAGTTCAACATCTTCTCTCAGTTGGTTCGCAGCACTTTCGCCTATGAGCTTATCTAATTGTCCATCATGAAGGTCCTCGATTACCACCCTGTCATCACTGAGCTTGCGCTGACTGGGCGTAAAGAGATTGAGTTTCTTTTCGTACAGGTTATACACTCCCTTGAAGCCCTTGCCCATTCCTATAGGCCAAGATAGTGGTCGGACTTTGATATTGAGTTTTTCCTCCACCTCATCCAGCAGGTCATAAGGATCCCTGCCCTCACGGTCAAGCTTGTTGATAAAACAGATCACAGGTGTATTGCGCATGCGGCAGACTTCCATCAGTTTTTCTGTCTGTATTTCCACCCCTTTTACGCAGTCGATGACCATGATAACCGAATCCACCGCTGTCAAGGTCCTGTAGGTATCCTCTGCAAAGTCCTGGTGACCCGGAGTATCCAAAAGGTTGATTTTTGTTCCCTTATATTCAAAACCCATCACGGAAGTGGCCACAGAGATACCTCTTTGCTTCTCTATTTCCATCCAGTCGGACTTTGTCGCGACGTCGATTTTGTTGGATTTCACAGCTCCCGCAGTCTGGATCGCACCACCAAAAAGCAAGAGCTTCTCAGTCAAAGTGGTCTTACCGGCATCCGGGTGGGCAATGATCGCAAAGGTTTTGCGCTTTTTGATTTCTTCTGCTAAACTCATTTAAACTCCTGATTCTCTATTTTTCAGCCTGCAAAGGTAAGGCTTATTCCTTTGGGATGGAAATAGGTGGAGTAAATACTTAAAAGCTTTAGCAATAGTCAGATTGGTATAAGATGGCGGCTGATTGAAGCTTGTTTTATGAAAATTAATTGCTTCAAACTGATTTTAATGAAAGTCTTTGAATAGGTATTTGTATTGTTTGGCCAGGGTCTTTTTCTTTAAAGGATGGATTTCTTCTCCTTCATATTTTTTGGCAAAAACCGCATGCCCTTGCTCTTTGTCAATTATGAATATAAAAATATTTGAAGCGTTAGAGACAGGAATAGGTGCATAATTTCCCAAAGTTGCCAAACCAATTCCTATAGATTTAAACATTTCCCCTGTCATATTTCCTCTTTTTCTGACAAATCCATCATGGTAGATCAGCATGCTGTATGGGGTATCTGTTTTACTCAACATACTGAATAGCGTAGGAGTCACCCTCAAATCCTCTAATGGAGCATTTTTAGAAGCTTTATCGGCTAATTCCATCAGGCCTAAAGAATACAACTCCATATGTGGGATTTCCTCTAAAGGAAAAAAGTGTGCCTTTTCAAAGAGGTGTAATCTTTCTTTTATCAAGTCCGCATTTATCTGGGCGGAAATAGCCGAAGCAGAGTCATAATGAACCTGCCCCATTCCTTTTCCTACTACTTCAATCCGGGAGCTTGGGTAAAAAACAGTGATTTCCTTAATTTCATGTAAATCAATCAAATGAGCCTGTTTGTTGAATTTTTGAGCAACAGTAAACAAGGGTGTTCCTAAAATAAAAATTGTGAAAAATAATATTCTTGGCCCCATTATTTTTGAGTTTGATGCAACAGACAATTTTAATAGTATACTCTTTTTTAAAAGAAAAGTTACGTTATCGGTTCCAGTTTTAATGCTTTGAAAATTCCAGTTAAGCATTATTAGGATAGCCAAGCTAAAATGAAAATTTAGAACTATACTCTTTGCCCCACAAAGTCTTCCCTTTGGAATTTGCTGATGCCGTCCAAACTTCCCTGAAGGACAATGCGGAAAGTTGTTCCCTTTCCCAATTCGGATTGTTTGACAAAAATCTTTCCTTTATGATAACCTTCGATAATTCTTTTGGCAAGGGTCAATCCAAGCCCCCAACCCCTCTGTCGGGTAGTGAAGCCAGGATTAAAAACTTTTTTGTACATGCTTTTGTCCATTCCTTTCCCGGTATCGCTGATGTCCACAAAGACATACTTTTCACTTTCCTTAATGATATCTATGGAAATGGTCCCCTGGCCCTTCATGGCATCCACGGCATTTTTACAGATGTTTTCAATGACCCATTCAAAAAGCGGCCGGTTCATCATGGCTTCTATATGATTGGCATAGCCATTGATTTTGATTTCCACTTTGGAGGAAATTCTAGGCCTTAAATAATTGATCGTGTCATCGATGACGGAGAAAACATTTTCAGGTTGGATGGATGGTTTGCTTCCGATGGAACTGAAGCGTTCTGTGACCATTCTTAACTTTACCACATCTTTATCCATTTCCTGGATGACTTCTTTATTTTCTTCCCAGACCGGAGAATTTTTTAAATAATCTATCCAGGCCATCAGGGAAGCGATAGGGGTTCCTAACTGATGGGCTGTTTCCTTGGTAAGGCCTGCCCATACCCGGTTTTGTTCTGCGACTTTGGATTGATTAAAAACAGCATAGGCCAAAATGCCAAAAAATAAAATCACAGAAAGCTGAACATAGGGGTAAAACCTCAAAGAAGTCAAAAGTTCCGAGTTTCTGTAATACACCAATGCTTCTTCAGTTGGTATGGGCTCATAAGCGGCTTTCATTTTGGCAAGCTCCTTTTGAAGAATTTTGGTTTTTTCTTCTTCGGTGCTTTTGTTTTTGAAGTTTATATTCCTGTAATCAATGGGGTTTTGATTGGCATCCACGACTATCACAGGGATGGAAGTGTTTTGCTGAATGATTTCCTGATTGATGAATGTCAGATTGTCAGTGTACATGGCAGCATATTCCCAAGCTTTGGCCAAAAGTTCGATCTGCCTTTTTTCTCTTTCCTTGAGTTCATCGACGAGTTGATTGGTGTAAAAAATAGATCCAAAACTTATAATTATTGCACAAATCACTACCAACCATTTGATACGACCCTGGTTTTGGTATAAGTTCATTGTGGCAATGTCCTGCAGTCTGTTTTTCATCGATTTTGGGGCTTGAACCTTTTAAGCTAATAGAAAACTCCTTTTATCCATAGATATTATCAATGTGGAATAATATCTTTTTCGGCTGCAATGGTCCTGTTTTTGCTTCTTTAAGATTGAAAACGAACATAAATAAAAATATTATGAGCACAAACGAAATAGGATTGAAAATAAAAGACAGCAAGATTTTGGTGGAAAAACTGAACAGCCTTTTGGCAAATTATGAAATTTACTATCAAAATCTGAGGAACTTTCATTGGAATGTGACCGGCCCCAACTTCTTTGAACTGCATGCAAAGTTTGAAGAGTTGTATAACCAGGCCAATCTTGGCATAGATGAAGTAGCAGAAAGGATCCTTACCCTCGGCGCCAGGCCTTACTCTTCGTTTGAGGAATACATATCCCATGCCGCTATCAAAGAAGCGAAGCATGTGGATGATGCCAAAAAAATGGTCGAAATTGTTAGGGACAACCTCAATATCTTATTGAAACTGGAAAGAGAAACCCTGGAAACTGCAGCCGAACAAGGGGATGAAGGTACCGTCACCTTGATCAGTGACTACATCAGTGCCAAGGAAAAAACAGTGTGGATGCTTTCGGCATACCTGAAATAAAAAAAAGTGATTAAAAAAAAAGGATGGAGTCAAATCCATCCTTTTTTTTATACGTTAACGTGTCTTTCTGCATGGTAGGAAGACCTGACCAAAGGCCCTGATTCCACATATTTCAAACCTCTCTTCAGTCCTTCTTCCCGATAATGGGCAAAAAGATCCGGATGGATAAATTCAGCAACTTCAATATGCATTTTTGTAGGTTGTAAGTATTGTCCCAAGGTCAGGATGTCGCAACCGTGGGCGGCAAGATCATCCATGGCCTTATAAACCTCCTCTTTGGTTTCTCCCAATCCTAGCATAATCCCTGTCTTGGTCCTTTTACCGTATTCTTTGGTCAGTTTGATCTGCTCAAGAGAACGGGAGTATTTAGCCTGAGGCCTTACCCTCCTATACAGCCTTTCCACTGTTTCCATGTTATGGGAGACTACCTCTTGGCCTGCGGAAATCATCCTGTACAATGCTTCCCAGTTTCCCTTTACATCTGGAATCAAAGTTTCAATGGTCGTTTCGGGAGAAAGCTGCTTGGTTAAGCTTACCGTTTGGTACCATATTTCAGCACCGCGGTCTTTCAGCTCATCCCTGTTGACAGAGGTAATGACCGCATGCTTTACACCCATCAGCTTGATCGCTTCAGCTACCCTTCGGGGTTCGTCTGTGTCATACTCCGGCGGTCTTCCTGTGGCCACGGCACAGAATGAACAGGAGCGTGTACAGACATTTCCCAGAATCATGAAAGTGGCCGTTCCGGCACCCCAGCATTCGCCCATATTGGGACAATTGCCGCTTTCACAAATTGTATGGAGTTTATGTTCGTCTACTAGCTTTCTAACTTTCGCATATTCTTTACCCACAGGCAACTTAACCCTTAACCAATCCGGTTTTTTCCTTTTGGTTGCCTCCTCGGATATCACAGGTAGTTCGATCATTATTTTAAAATTTTTCTGTTGCGAAATTACTTCCTTGCTCCCAATAAACCCAATCTATTTTCTGAAACCATAATAAAAGGTGAAATAGACAGACTGAAATAACTGTCTGTTTTCCACGGTGGGCATTAAGGGAATTTCTTTGGTAAAACCTTCAAATTGGTAACCAAGTTCCAAGCCTGTGACATTTGACCTGAATACACCGAATTCAAAATATACAGCTGCTTTAGCATTGGCACCGATAGCAAGTTCAGATCTTCCAATTCCCTCAAAAATTCTGCCCGGACCAAGAATATTCAGAAGACTCTGATGCACTTCTGGATTGTACTGTTCCCTGACAGTTTCCAAGCGGCTAACCTGATATTCTATGATGTAAGGCGCAATCAAACCTAAGGATGGACCTACTGCCCCCAATACTGAAACTTGGACTCCTTGTTGAGGGGCTTTTTTGAACAGGATCAATTCCCTGCCATAATAAGGACGGATAGAATAAAGATAATTCGATTTGCCAAAAATAAATGAATTGCCCAGAACCGTATTGTACCGGACTTCCTTTGGATTTTTGACATTGACAAGGTCCAATCCGAAAAACTGGAACGAAGCATCGTCTATCCTCATGCCGTATTTGAATGAAAAACCTCCGATCAGTCCTCCATTTGTATTCTTATTAATGCCAAACAATACTTCGGTATCGTAATCATAATCCCCTACATCATCTCTTTGGGCATTCGCCGAAAAGATAAAAAGGACAAAAAAAACTATCAGTATATATTTTAGGCTTCTCATTTTCAATTGCTCAGAAAATTAACGCTAATTTCGTCTCTAAGTTACTAAACCAAAATTAAAAGTAAGAGTTTATGCCAACTATTAAAAGTTCCTACGAGGGAAATCTCCGAACCAAAATGGTCCATTTGCAATCGGGAAATGAGGTCATCACAGATGCTCCTTTGGACAATAACGGTAAAGGTGAAGCCTTTTCACCTACGGATTTGGTTGCAGCCGCACTGGGTAGCTGTATGGTGACCATTATGGGTATTGTTGCCAATAGAGATGGAATAGACCTGCAAGGCTTATCCTGGGAGATTACAAAAATCATGCAGTCCGATCCCAGAAAAATCGCAGAAGTAATTGTGACTTTTCATTGGGAAAATCCTCAGGGAACTCCATCCTTTCATCAGAAATTAAAAAATGCAGCCAGGACCTGTCCCGTGGCTTTGAGTCTTCATCCGGACATCAAGCAGACTGTAATGTTTAATTTCTAAAATTTTTCTCTGACCAATGTAGCGTTAATCCTTTGGATGACGTCTTTGTTGTATATGGCGCACCTTTAACAAGGCTCCTTTGGAACAACAACTTATTCAAAAAGCAAAAAATGGGGACCCAAAGTCTCTGGAAATGCTTTACAGGCATTTCTATGGTTATGCCATGAGTATTGCCTTGCGTTATTCCAATTCAAGGGATGAAGCCTGTGAAATCGTCAATGACAGTTTCATGAAGGTGTTCGATAAAATTGCCCAACATGAGGAGAACAGCTCCTTCAAAGCCTGGTTTAGAAGGATTCTTGTAAATACTTCGATTGATTATTACAGGAAAAATGTGAAGCACTATGCGGCTATGGATATCGAAAAAGCCGATGCTGAAAGTTACGAACCCGAGATCATCAGCCAGCTTTCCAAAGATGATATCCTTGACATGTTGAGAAGCTTGCCTGAAATGCTGCGCATGGTATTCAATATGTATGAGATTGAAGGCTATGCGCACAATGAAATCGCAGAGCAGCTGGGGATTCCTGCAAGCACTTCTAGAACCTACCTGGCCAGAGCAAAACAAAAATTAAGAGAAAAAGTATTGGAAATCAATCAAATTAGGGATGAAGGAGCAGTTCGATAAAAAACTGGCAGAGAAGATCAAGGCCTCCTTTGAACATCACGAGGAAACCTTTGATCCCAAGGAATGGGAAAAACTTTCTACTGCTTATTTCAAGCCCAAAAAAGGCTTGGCCAAAGCGCCTTGGTTAGTGTGGGCAGCATCCATGGTTGCTGTTTTAGGGCTTGGTTTGCTTTTCTTCAATCTCAACAAAAATTCGGAAATTTCTTCAAGCGATGAGCTTGCTACTACCAATGTTATTACACCTGAAAGTTCAGCAATACCCACACCATCTATTGAGCCTATTATAGAATCCGATACCGCCGAAAAGAAAGAGAAAGAAAAAATTTCGGAAGAAAAGTTTAACACTTTAACTGGATCAGAACAGCGTACTTATTTGTATGACCTGATCACCAATATCCCTAAGGTTGAAAAAACTATAGCTTTGGAGCCAGCTAAAGAACCAATTATCACCCAAAATGGAAAAGATCAAAAACCGGAAATATTGGAAGACAATATTCCCATAAAAAGTGAAGTAGTTAGTCCTTTTGTTGCCCAGTTAAAGGAACAGGAAGAGCAGGACGCTAAAGCCGCGATATCTGCCTGGCTTCAAGAAGGTAAAGAAACTGATGAAGAGAAAGAAAAACCTTATGCTGCTCCAGTGAAATTGGGTGTGGTGGTAGCACCTCAGGCAGTTGCCAATTCCAATCAATCCTTGAATTTGGGAGGAGGGTTGGCTTCCGAGTTTTCATTTTCCAAGAGACTCAAATTGGATGTTGGGATGGTATATGCGAGTCAGAATCTGAATCCCAGCAACTCAAACTTCAACAGCTTGATGATGCAGTCTTCCGTTCAGGATGATGGCTCCAGGTTGTCAGCATTAAATACTAATGTGGTAAACGCTACAACAGAATTAAGATTTGGTCAATTGGAAATCCCGCTCAATCTGAAATATATGATTATGGACAAGAAATCTGCCGGACTTTATGTTATTTCCGGTCTGTCCAATATGTTTTTCCTGAATCAAAGGACTGTTTCTACCTTCAGTGCTGTCAATATGAATACTGCAGGGCTCGCCATAGGGCAGCATTCGGTGCAGACCTTTACCCAAACCTTAAGACCCGAACCGGGATCTGACAGTGGTAATGTAGGGCAGTTGATTAATTTTGGATTTGGTTATGAGCATAGCCTGAACAATGGAACCTTTATCTCCGTAGAGCCTTTTTACAAGACCTCGTTGGGAGGCCAGACTTTTTTGGGGCAACAGCTTTCCATTGGGGGATTGAACCTAAGAATGAACTTTCAACTGAAAAAATAGCGATAAAAATTTATGTGGATGCGATTAAGCGTATTGATGCTCGGGGCAATTCTTGTGCTGAGCAGTTGTGTCAAGGATTTAGAATCTGATCTTGATAGAATCATCGAGAGGGATGACAGGCTGATTAAGGAATTTTTACAAAGGAATAATATTAATGCCGTAGAAACCCCGCTCGGGTATTATTATGTGAGAGAAGTCAATGCGGCTACAGGAAATCAGATTGTGAATAACGATATCGTCGGCATTTACTATGAAATAAGGACTCTTGATGGGCAATTGATTGAAAATTATTTTGATGAGGCCAAACCTCCCAGAATTTTTGCACATTCAGAAGGTGGCCTTGTCCCTAGGGCAATAAATTTCGCAGCCGGATTGGCCAAAGAAGGGGAAACGTTAATGTTGTATGTTCCTTCCTATATGGCTTATCAGGATTATTTTTTCCAGCAATTGATACTTCCTCATTCTAATTTGCAGATAAGGGTAAAATATGCAAAAATCTACTCCGAAGCTGAAATTAAAGCTTTGGAAGACCTGGCCATACAGAATTATATTGCTGATAATGCCATGGAAGGCTTTCAAAAAACACCGGAAGGCCTTTACCTCAAAATTGTTTCGGAAGGAAATACAACCGGATCGGTTACCGCTACAGGAAATATTATTGGGTTTACTTATGGTTTGTTCCAAATGGGAGAAAGTCAGGCTTTGGCTGAAAACTCCAATTCCATGAATCCTATCCAGATTTCTTTGGGAAATGCTTCCAACCTACAATTTTTAAATCTGGCTTTTCGGGGCTTGAGGCTGAATGCTGAAATAGAAGTGTTTTCACCTTCCCATTTGGCTTTTGGGAAAACCACCCAAGTCATTCCTTTTCAGATCAGAAGGGATCTTTTCCAAAGAAATTTAATTCCCCAGGTTGCCAGGCCATTTGAGCCGGTTTACCTAAAGGCGAAGATTGTAGACATCAGGTGATAATTTTTCCGGAAAAAAGCCTCTTCTGACTAACAGGGAGGCTTTTTTCTTGGGGAGCGATTGATTTTTTTGTTTTCACATCAGGTTTTAAGCAAATTGCACAAGAATTAAACCCAAATTTTGCCATGAGTTATCTTTTTGAAAGTTTCAGTGGCTGGAAAGCCTATTGTGAAGAAAAGAAAATGAGTCTTTTTGACTCTGTGATAGAGTATGAGGTTGTACAAAAAGGAAATACGGAAGAGCGCAT
This Cecembia calidifontis DNA region includes the following protein-coding sequences:
- a CDS encoding putative toxin-antitoxin system toxin component, PIN family — translated: MKSTKRLMRPGIKIVLDTNVLISALLSSGYPSDILFLILERKVLLCLSSEVLDEYKDVVNRNKFAKIKNFQLNATLVLNRLESCANYFSPKRKVEILRDLSDNKFLELALSSGADFLVTGNSNDFTIKEFGVTKVLNPKEFVDYISYPI
- a CDS encoding RluA family pseudouridine synthase, with the protein product MKRKPFTVVYEDNHLLVVNKAAGILVQGDRTKDKTLTDYCKEYIAEKYHKPGAVFLHPVHRLDRPVSGLVVFARTSKGLERMMEVFRKRDIHKVYWAVVKNKPKEESGKLTHWLVKDEQKNFVTAYDKEVPGSQKAELNYKTLGKLNDHWLLEVRPVSGRPHQIRVQLASMGCPIRGDVKYGFHKPNPDGNINLHAFHLVFVHPIKKEKLYLRAALPEEAFWEQYLEFEPVKAKDQHLDNTFSG
- a CDS encoding peptide chain release factor 3 is translated as MSLAEEIKKRKTFAIIAHPDAGKTTLTEKLLLFGGAIQTAGAVKSNKIDVATKSDWMEIEKQRGISVATSVMGFEYKGTKINLLDTPGHQDFAEDTYRTLTAVDSVIMVIDCVKGVEIQTEKLMEVCRMRNTPVICFINKLDREGRDPYDLLDEVEEKLNIKVRPLSWPIGMGKGFKGVYNLYEKKLNLFTPSQRKLSDDRVVIEDLHDGQLDKLIGESAANQLREDVELIEGVYPDFDVQEYLEGKVAPVFFGSAVNNFGVNEMLDTFIRIAPSPKSRFTEEREVKPEEPKFSGFIFKIHANMDPNHRNRIAFLRIVSGKFERNKPYNHVRGPKPLRFSNVTQFMAQDREIVDEAFPGDIVGLYDTGNLKIGDTLTDGENMTFKGIPSFSPEIFKEVINKDAMKTKQLEKGLKQLMEEGVAQYFTYEMGNRKVVGTVGQLQFEVIQFRLKHEYNASVEFAPMNLYKACWISSNDKKQLDEFVRSKSRHIARDKDGKLVFMAESKAWLQMVQDNYPEIEFHFTSEF
- a CDS encoding sensor histidine kinase, encoding MKNRLQDIATMNLYQNQGRIKWLVVICAIIISFGSIFYTNQLVDELKEREKRQIELLAKAWEYAAMYTDNLTFINQEIIQQNTSIPVIVVDANQNPIDYRNINFKNKSTEEEKTKILQKELAKMKAAYEPIPTEEALVYYRNSELLTSLRFYPYVQLSVILFFGILAYAVFNQSKVAEQNRVWAGLTKETAHQLGTPIASLMAWIDYLKNSPVWEENKEVIQEMDKDVVKLRMVTERFSSIGSKPSIQPENVFSVIDDTINYLRPRISSKVEIKINGYANHIEAMMNRPLFEWVIENICKNAVDAMKGQGTISIDIIKESEKYVFVDISDTGKGMDKSMYKKVFNPGFTTRQRGWGLGLTLAKRIIEGYHKGKIFVKQSELGKGTTFRIVLQGSLDGISKFQREDFVGQRV
- a CDS encoding Dps family protein, with amino-acid sequence MSTNEIGLKIKDSKILVEKLNSLLANYEIYYQNLRNFHWNVTGPNFFELHAKFEELYNQANLGIDEVAERILTLGARPYSSFEEYISHAAIKEAKHVDDAKKMVEIVRDNLNILLKLERETLETAAEQGDEGTVTLISDYISAKEKTVWMLSAYLK
- the lipA gene encoding lipoyl synthase, with the protein product MIELPVISEEATKRKKPDWLRVKLPVGKEYAKVRKLVDEHKLHTICESGNCPNMGECWGAGTATFMILGNVCTRSCSFCAVATGRPPEYDTDEPRRVAEAIKLMGVKHAVITSVNRDELKDRGAEIWYQTVSLTKQLSPETTIETLIPDVKGNWEALYRMISAGQEVVSHNMETVERLYRRVRPQAKYSRSLEQIKLTKEYGKRTKTGIMLGLGETKEEVYKAMDDLAAHGCDILTLGQYLQPTKMHIEVAEFIHPDLFAHYREEGLKRGLKYVESGPLVRSSYHAERHVNV
- a CDS encoding OsmC family protein, which produces MPTIKSSYEGNLRTKMVHLQSGNEVITDAPLDNNGKGEAFSPTDLVAAALGSCMVTIMGIVANRDGIDLQGLSWEITKIMQSDPRKIAEVIVTFHWENPQGTPSFHQKLKNAARTCPVALSLHPDIKQTVMFNF
- a CDS encoding RNA polymerase sigma factor; translated protein: MEQQLIQKAKNGDPKSLEMLYRHFYGYAMSIALRYSNSRDEACEIVNDSFMKVFDKIAQHEENSSFKAWFRRILVNTSIDYYRKNVKHYAAMDIEKADAESYEPEIISQLSKDDILDMLRSLPEMLRMVFNMYEIEGYAHNEIAEQLGIPASTSRTYLARAKQKLREKVLEINQIRDEGAVR
- a CDS encoding outer membrane beta-barrel protein, with product MKEQFDKKLAEKIKASFEHHEETFDPKEWEKLSTAYFKPKKGLAKAPWLVWAASMVAVLGLGLLFFNLNKNSEISSSDELATTNVITPESSAIPTPSIEPIIESDTAEKKEKEKISEEKFNTLTGSEQRTYLYDLITNIPKVEKTIALEPAKEPIITQNGKDQKPEILEDNIPIKSEVVSPFVAQLKEQEEQDAKAAISAWLQEGKETDEEKEKPYAAPVKLGVVVAPQAVANSNQSLNLGGGLASEFSFSKRLKLDVGMVYASQNLNPSNSNFNSLMMQSSVQDDGSRLSALNTNVVNATTELRFGQLEIPLNLKYMIMDKKSAGLYVISGLSNMFFLNQRTVSTFSAVNMNTAGLAIGQHSVQTFTQTLRPEPGSDSGNVGQLINFGFGYEHSLNNGTFISVEPFYKTSLGGQTFLGQQLSIGGLNLRMNFQLKK
- a CDS encoding FKBP-type peptidyl-prolyl cis-trans isomerase; translation: MRLSVLMLGAILVLSSCVKDLESDLDRIIERDDRLIKEFLQRNNINAVETPLGYYYVREVNAATGNQIVNNDIVGIYYEIRTLDGQLIENYFDEAKPPRIFAHSEGGLVPRAINFAAGLAKEGETLMLYVPSYMAYQDYFFQQLILPHSNLQIRVKYAKIYSEAEIKALEDLAIQNYIADNAMEGFQKTPEGLYLKIVSEGNTTGSVTATGNIIGFTYGLFQMGESQALAENSNSMNPIQISLGNASNLQFLNLAFRGLRLNAEIEVFSPSHLAFGKTTQVIPFQIRRDLFQRNLIPQVARPFEPVYLKAKIVDIR